In Pseudomonadota bacterium, the sequence AATCCTAAGTAAATAATATTTTTGTCTTTATTGAACGTAGTTAATTCTGATGGAGATTCTACGCTTGGAGGTTTGATTTCTACTCCAGAATCCATCGCTTCTTTTACAAAGGATAAAGACTGAGTTTCATCGGATTCTACGTTAATTAGAGAGGCATAGAAAGCTAGGGGATAATATAATTTTAACCATGCTGTCCAGTATCCTAGCATAGAATATTCAATAGAATGTGCTTCGTTGAAACTATAGCGTCCAAATTCAAGAATTTTGTTGAATAAATTATCAAATTGTGGTTTTGTGAAGCCATTTGATAACGCGCCCCGGAGCATTTTATCTTCACTTTCTTTAAGCGCTTCTCGACCCTTTGACTTTGCCACCAGCTTCATTTCCCGCTCACTTTCCACCAAAGAGAAATTTCCAATTTGATGGTAGATTTGCATAATCTGTTCTTGATAACAAATAATTCCATAGGTGTCCTTCGTGATCGACTCAAGTGTTGGATGATCGTAGTTCCACTCTTTTCCTCCCTTTCGATCTACATAATCAAATGACATCCCAGAGTTAAGAGGTCCTGGACGACACAAAGCATTCACGGCTACTAAGTCATTAAACTTGTCGGGATTTAGCTTCCTCAAATAGTCTGTCACTAATTGAGAACCAAATTGGAATATTCCAGCGGTTTTACTTGACTTAAGAAGTTCAAATATTTTAGGATCAGCATAATCCTCTGGTAAAACATCCCATTCTAATCCAGAGGATTTTAACGCTCCGTCGATGACATCTAGGACGGAGATTCCTAGGACATCGAACTTGATTATACCCAAACTTTCCAACATATCCTTTTCAAAACTTGCGGCGAGGCAATTTTTGATATCTCCTTTGTCATATATTTCTGTTGGGATAGTGCTTTCTAGATCCTTACAAATTACTACTCCTGCGGCATGAAGTCCTACGTGTCTAATTTTGCCTTTGAGTTTTATAGATGCATCTATTACTTGGGGGTACTTTTTCGCGAACTCTGCGGCGGTTTCTGAAGTAAGAATTATATCTTCGATTTTAAGGTTCTCTGCGGTCTTAGTGGAGAGTTCTTTGTTGAATTTATTTACCTCGGAAAGGGGAACGTCATAAATTCTGGCTACATCCTTAATTGCGGATTTATCAGACCACTCGTTAAACGTCATAATATAGGACACGTTGGTTGGTCCATATTTGAGCCTGAGACTTCCAATTATACTTCCCCTTTTCTCGGCGCTGAAATCCATATCAATATCAGGAGTCCGTGTAGGTGAAAGGAATCTCTCCCATAAAGTATTAAATCTTAGTGGATCGACTCGTGTAATTTTTAATAAATATGCAAGTAGAGAACCGCCAACCGATCCTCTTCCTGGACCCCTTGGAATATTATGGGAATCTGCGTAGTCTGTCATATGCATAACTTTATCAAAATAATTAAAAAATTTTCTAGATGTAAGGAGATCTATTTCTTTTGTTATTCTTTCGTTTACTATTTGTGGATCATATCCGTTCTTTTTGGTATAACCTTCAACATCTATTCTATCTAAAATCTTTTGTCGGGCTTTCTCTTCATTTCCAGGCAAAGTATCCCCTAGATTTGACGGTAATTCAAAAGTGCATTTGCTAGCTACCTCTAAAGTATTAGCAAATAACTCTTCTCTTATGGGGTATATTTTTGGGTGATTCGATTTCAACAAGGACTCTATTTGGTCGCAAGTTAAATTACAAAATGTGTCATCAGAGAACCCAATTTTATCTGTAATCTTTTTTCTCCATTCGTTCGCTTTTACGAGATCGTGATAATGTTTATCCTCTGGAGAGTTGTAGTGGGAGTCGGTAGTGATTATTGGTTTAATATTATACTTTCTTGCTATATTAATTATATATTCATTAAATCTTATTTGTTCCTCCATTCGATTCGGCATTAGTTCCATATAAAGATCTTCTCCGAACGCCGCTTGAAGTTTTTGTATTATAGGCTCAGGATCATCTCCTCTTTTCCATCTTTGGGCTACCGTTCCACTAATACATGCGGTGCTACAAATTAAACCTTCTGAATGCTTACAAACTTCGTCTAGAGGAATCTTTTGGAAT encodes:
- the dnaE gene encoding DNA polymerase III subunit alpha; protein product: MDLKILSQEIKSCKKCGLCESRKNVVVGRGSQTPKIVILGEAPGEAEDAAGKPFVGRSGMLLDRCISENGIKDFCILNILKCRPPENRKPTSEEIAACKPWLEQQLELLNPELIVCLGATALNFFFPAKKISEAIGQTLKDDSGRRFVGLYHPSYCLRGAVKIEDYVKSFERVNFFLEDGSTRIEAPAEQSITDPLPSPLRSPIPNGPQSTKPFPLGMQRYAPLHVHTEHGSVGDVFRTEDELAEDLSQKGFKACAITDHGSLSGLPYFQNALKKKGIKPIIGLEAYIEESEKKQSHLVLLVKNEIGYKNLLKLHTIAKEHVHKVFNKVFQKIPLDEVCKHSEGLICSTACISGTVAQRWKRGDDPEPIIQKLQAAFGEDLYMELMPNRMEEQIRFNEYIINIARKYNIKPIITTDSHYNSPEDKHYHDLVKANEWRKKITDKIGFSDDTFCNLTCDQIESLLKSNHPKIYPIREELFANTLEVASKCTFELPSNLGDTLPGNEEKARQKILDRIDVEGYTKKNGYDPQIVNERITKEIDLLTSRKFFNYFDKVMHMTDYADSHNIPRGPGRGSVGGSLLAYLLKITRVDPLRFNTLWERFLSPTRTPDIDMDFSAEKRGSIIGSLRLKYGPTNVSYIMTFNEWSDKSAIKDVARIYDVPLSEVNKFNKELSTKTAENLKIEDIILTSETAAEFAKKYPQVIDASIKLKGKIRHVGLHAAGVVICKDLESTIPTEIYDKGDIKNCLAASFEKDMLESLGIIKFDVLGISVLDVIDGALKSSGLEWDVLPEDYADPKIFELLKSSKTAGIFQFGSQLVTDYLRKLNPDKFNDLVAVNALCRPGPLNSGMSFDYVDRKGGKEWNYDHPTLESITKDTYGIICYQEQIMQIYHQIGNFSLVESEREMKLVAKSKGREALKESEDKMLRGALSNGFTKPQFDNLFNKILEFGRYSFNEAHSIEYSMLGYWTAWLKLYYPLAFYASLINVESDETQSLSFVKEAMDSGVEIKPPSVESPSELTTFNKDKNIIYLGLNKVKGIGPEEIKKVLAAGDDFDKIKKIKKNVYQTLVEVGYLDSVEKNRKQLLGGKELTRNTLWRWSTEPNTSDDWSEEEKMFRLRKSLPWPRSYDELPKTQYDLHRKPLNYLKSESVENKAILSVGWVYDHKAFSSNGNTSYVLNFEDGTSRVTLNLSAVVARRHKEIVDTIVKGEQKNPLVFCLNPYYMNRGHIEVREGKLQILWMGNVEDEMSKNVLRGLEGGFDTLGAKEFLITNISYGTSKAGNAFSSIECVDNVGQITYGAMMSRGGLLPMYGSIIRGKWNATAKGTFWNGE